A stretch of Lathyrus oleraceus cultivar Zhongwan6 chromosome 6, CAAS_Psat_ZW6_1.0, whole genome shotgun sequence DNA encodes these proteins:
- the LOC127094947 gene encoding uncharacterized protein LOC127094947 yields the protein MKRLGLQEIPLSLPMMVTTSMDDVVETPLICENCSLSMNGRIFQIDLICLPLKKVDVVLGMDWISANSVFIGCEEKLIIIPSSEATPKDVLTTILEGTVGMVNFLFENEKSVLLVLTKESSDNLSVTQIPSVCEFPKIFPEDVTSLPPEKEVEFSMDLIPGAAPISISAYRMVPLKLRELKNQLEELLTKHFIRPSVSPWGAPMLLVNKKDGSMWLYIDYHQLNKVTIKNKYPLPRIDDLLDQLKGACMFSKIDLRSSYHQIRVKSSDVPKTAFRTRYGHYEFLVMSFGVKNASAIFMDYMNQIFQPYLDQFLVIFIDDILIYSRTHQEHREHLSIVLSVLQEKQLFSKLSKREFWMNEVKFLGHVISQGGVSVDPSKVEAVINWERPKNASEVRSFLGLAGYYRRFIKGFSQIALPMTRLTRKEISFKWDSGCEKSFMSLKERLTTAPVLVIHDPSKSYEVFCDASKKGLGGVLMQSGQVVAYASRQLKPHEQNYLTHDLELAAVVFTLKDGVIIGNLNVISNLRKEIRQGQVIDEKLQEMSTQPGFAQSPDEVILFNQRICVPNVAELKRKVLEEAHKGAFTVKIEHQKPGGLLRPLEIPVWKWDNISMDFAVGLPWTQGGYDSIWVIVDRLTKSAHFLAVKTTYKASHLARLFILEIVRLHGVPTSIVSDRDPKFTSSHHASIGMAPYEALYGWKCRTPLCWTEVGEERILGSEIIQETTKKIQMVRDKMKKAQDRQKSYANHRRRPLEFDEGDHVFVKVTSRLRLKGPFKSRKLSPRYIGPYQIIERIGEVAYRLALSPSLSEMHDVFHVSQLRKFIPDSLKHILPDSIEVKVDLTFEPLPSRIAGREVKILRNKEIPLVKV from the exons ATGAAGCGTCTTGGCCTGCAAGAAATTCCCTTGTCTCTTCCTATGATGGTTACTACCTCCATGGATGACGTGGTTGAGACACcgttgatttgtgaaaattgttcgCTCTCGATGAATGGTAGAATTTTCCAGATTGATCTTATTTGTTTACCACTTAAGAAGGTTGATGTGGTTTTGGGGATGGATTGGATCTCCGCCAATTCGGTGTTTATTGGATGTGAAGAGAAGTTGATTATCATTCCATCTAGTGAAGCTACTCCAAAGGATGTACTAACTACTATCTTGGAAGGTACGGTTGGCATGGTTAATTTCTTATTTGAGAATGAAAAGTCAGTTCTCTTGGTTCTTACCAAGGAATCTAGCGATAATCTGAGTGTTACGCAAATTCCTAGCGTTTGTGAATTTCCAAAAATTTTCCCTGAGGATGTCACCTCTCTTCCTCCTGAAAAGGAAGTGGAATTCTCTATGGATCTGATACCTGGGGCGGCTCCAATCTCCATTTCTGCGTATCGCATGGTGCCACTCAAGTTGAGAGAGTTGAAGAATCAATTGGAAGAGTTGTTAACCAAGCATTTCATCCGACCTAGTGTCTCACCATGGGGAGCTCCAATGTTATTAGTAAATAAGAAGGATGGTAGTATGTGGTTGTATATTGATTATCACCAGTTGAATAAAGTTAccattaagaacaagtatcctcTGCCAAGGATAGACGATTTGTTAGATCAGTTGAAAGGAGCCTGCATGTTCTCGAAGATTGATCTACGATCGAGCTATCATCAAATAAGAGTTAAGAGTTCGGATGTACCAAAGACCGCATTTAGAACCCGATATGGCCATTATGAGTTCCTTGTAATGTCGTTTGGTGTGAAGAATGCTTCTGCTATTTTCATGGACTATATGAATCAGATATTTCAACCTTACTTGGACCAGTTCCTGGTGATCTTTATTGATGACATTCTTATTTATTCTCGTACTCACCAAGAGCACAGAGAACACCTAAGTATTGTTCTATCCGTACTGCAAGAGAAGCAACTTTTTTCCAAGTTAAGTAAACGTGAATTTTGGATGAACGAAGTGAagtttcttggtcatgtaatatCACAAGGAGGAGTGTCAGTGGATCCATCTAAAGTTGAAGCAGTCATTAATTGGGAAAGACCGAAGAATGCTTCCGAAGTCAGGAGTTTCTTAGGTTTGGCAGGTTACTATCGAAGGTTTATAAAGGGGTTTTCGCAGATAGCATTACCAATGACTAGACTTACCCGAAAGGAAATTTCTTTTAAATGGGATTCAGGGTGTGAGAAGAGTTTTATGAGTTTGAAGGAAAGGCTAACAACTGCTCCTGTTTTAGTCATCCATGATCCTAGTAAGTCTTATGAAGTATTTTGTGATGCCTCTAAGAAAGGATTAGGAGGGGTGTTAATGCAGAGTGGTCAGGTTGTAGCATATGCCTCTCGCCAGTTGAAGCCTCATGAACAGAACTATCTAACTCATGATCTTGAACTAGCTGCTGTTGTTTTTACATTGAAG GACGGTGTGATAATAGGAAATTTGAATGTTATTTCTAACCTAAGGAAAGAGATCCGACAAGGACAAGTGATAGATGAAAAGTTGCAAGAGATGTCGACTCAACCAGGTTTCGCTCAGTCACCGGATGAGGTTATTCTGTTTAATCAAAGGATTTGTGTTCCGAACGTTGCCGAGCTGAAAAGAAAAGTTTTGGAGGAAGCTCACAAAGGGGCGTTTACT gtaaagattgaacatcagaagccagGTGGTTTATTGCGACCTTTAGAGATTCCAGTTTGGAAATGGGATAATATTTCAATGGATTTTGCAGTGGGGTTACCTTGGACCCAAGGTGGttatgattcaatttgggtgattgtggatcggttAACTAAGTCCGCGCACTTCTTGGCCGTGAAGACTACTTACAAGGCAAGTCACCTTGCACGGTTGTTCATTTTAGAAATTGTTAGGTTGCATGGTGTTCCAACTAGCATTGTGTCCGATAGAGACCCAAAGTTTACTTCAAG TCATCATGCAAGTATTGGGATGGCTCCTTATGAAGCCTTGTATGGTTGGAAATGTAGAACACCTCTATGTTGGACGGAAGTTGGCGAAGAAAGGATCTTAGGGTCAGAGATTATTCAAGAGACTACCAAAAAGATACAGATGGTCCGTGATAAGATGAAGAAAGCACAAGATCGCCAAAAGAGCTATGCGAATCACAGGAGAAGACCATTGGAATTTGATGAAGGTGATCATGTATTTGTGAAGGTGACTTCGAGGTTGAGATTGAAAGGACCGTTTAAGTCACGGAAGCTAAGTCCGAGATACATAGGACCATACCAGATTATAGAGAGGATTGGAGAAGTAGCCTACAGATTAGCTTTATCACCTTCtctatcagaaatgcatgacGTTTTCCACGTATCTCAACTTCGAAAGTTCATTCCAGATTCTCTTAAGCATATTCTTCCAGATTCAATAGAAGTAAAAGTAGATCTGACTTTTGAACCTCTACCAAGTCGTATTGCAGGACGAGAAGTTAAAATATTAAGGAATAAGGAGATTCCTCTTGTTAAGGTTTAG
- the LOC127094948 gene encoding uncharacterized protein LOC127094948, with protein MADRRKGRGRPRTQNSDSEPPSGSEGFHWPQFVKQMQQQQNQFMQQMMQQRNGGLHPQGVPQEAAGGSFQDFFRMNPPEFHGGLNLVKAQEWITSMERIFQIVHCSEENKVVFASHMMKDLVVSWWESASTLMTNQGVPRDWEHFKTIFLDKYFPSSLRTQKEFEFQQLRQGTITIVAYAEKFEDMAAYSRQAAYAPDERWKIDQFIFGLRGEISHNVSQREFTSYVELLRQCYVAENSLKKVQEERDQYRSGQRDQGRPV; from the coding sequence ATGGCTGACAGACGCAAAGGTCGTGGTAGACCCAGAACCCAGAATTCAGACTCTGAACCGCCAAGTGGTAGTGAAGGTTTTCATTGGCCTCAGTTTGTGAaacagatgcaacaacaacaaaacCAATTCATGCAACAGATGATGCAACAGCGAAATGGTGGTTTGCATCCTCAAGGGGTTCCACAAGAAGCTGCAGGTGGTAGTTTCCAAGATTTTTTCCGCATGAATCCTCCTGAATTCCATGGTGGGTTGAATCTTGTGAAGGCTCAGGAGTGGATAACCAGCATGGAAAGGATTTTTCAGATAGTGCATTGTAGTGAAGAGAATAAGGTTGTGTTTGCTTCTCACATGATGAAGGATCTAGTCGTGAGTTGGTGGGAGAGTGCTTCGACCCTTATGACCAATCAAGGAGTACCTAGGGATTGGGAGCATTTTAAGACTATTTTTCTGGATAAGTATTTTCCTAGTTCTTTGAGGACTCAGAAAGAATTTGAGTTTCAGCAGCTTAGACAGGGTACCATAACAATAGTTGCGTATGCTGAGAAGTTCGAAGATATGGCTGCTTATTCTAGGCAGGCTGCGTACGCACCTGATGAGAGGTGGAAGATTGATCAGTTTATTTTTGGTCTAAGGGGTGAAATTTCTCATAATGTTTCTCAAAGGGAATTCACTTCTTATGTTGAATTGTTAAGGCAATGTTATGTGGCTGAGAACAGTTTGAAGAAAGTTCAAGAAGAAAGGGATCAGTATAGGAGTGGACAGAGAGACCAAGGGAGGCCAGTTTAG